One Felis catus isolate Fca126 chromosome D1, F.catus_Fca126_mat1.0, whole genome shotgun sequence DNA segment encodes these proteins:
- the LOC101093141 gene encoding olfactory receptor 4P4-like, which yields MKSQRNISEFILLGLSYDQNIQVFCFVLFLVCYIALLAGNLLILVSVRCSPLFHQPMYYFLSHLSLIDICYTSTVTPKLIADLLVERKTISYSNCMLQVFTMHFFGGTEIFVLTAMAFDRYAAICKPLHYVIVMNRTRCNLLVVAAWAGGAVHAFPLFSTAIGLPFCGPNEIDHYFCDIFPLLKVACTDTYVTGILVIAFSGLVALVTFIVLFVSYGIILFTLRNLSAEGRRKALSTCWSHITVVILFFGPVIFIYLRPPTTFPEDKIFALFYTIIAPMFNPLIYTLRNSEMKNMMRKVWCHTLFSKETHN from the coding sequence atgaaaagccaGAGAAACATCTCAGAATTCATTCTTCTGGGACTTTCCTACGACCAGAACATACAAGTATTTTGCTTTGTCCTCTTCTTAGTCTGTTACATCGCCTTGTTGGCAGGAAACCTGCTGATCCTCGTCTCCGTTCGATGCAGCCCTCTTTTTCACCAACCCATGTACTATTTCCTCAGCCACTTATCCTTAATAGACATCTGCTATACCTCTACTGTTACACCCAAGTTAATTGCTGACCTGCTGGTGGAAAGAAAAACCATTTCCTATAGTAACTGCATGTTACAGGTGTTTACAATGCACTTCTTTGGAGGCACCGAGATCTTCGTTCTTACCGCCATGGCCTTTGATCGCTATGCTGCCATCTGCAAACCTCTCCACTACGTGATTGTCATGAACAGGACAAGATGCAATCTGCTAGTCGTAGCTGCCTGGGCTGGTGGGGCCGTCCAtgccttccctctcttttctacCGCGATTGGTTTGCCCTTCTGTGGTCCTAATGAAATTGATCACTACTTTTgtgatatttttcctttgctAAAAGTTGCCTGCACCGACACCTATGTCACTGGTATCCTTGTGATTGCCTTTTCAGGTCTGGTCGCCTTAGTTACCTTTATTGTCTTATTTGTTTCTTATGGTATTATCTTATTCACTTTAAGAAATCTCTCAGCTGAGGGAAGACGCAAAGCCCTCTCCACCTGTTGGTCTCATATCACTGTGGTCATCTTATTTTTTGGACCAGTAATCTTTATCTACCTTAGGCCACCTACTACTTTTCCTGAGGACAAAATATTTGCTCTATTTTACACGATCATTGCTCCTATGTTTAATCCCTTAATCTACACTCTGAGAAACTCAGAGATGAAAAACATGATGAGGAAAGTTTGGTGtcacacattattttcaaaggaaacacACAATTAA